From one Triticum aestivum cultivar Chinese Spring chromosome 4B, IWGSC CS RefSeq v2.1, whole genome shotgun sequence genomic stretch:
- the LOC123089876 gene encoding non-specific lipid-transfer protein EPAD1-like, with protein sequence MGRSRRLLLVAGLLATVVAAVGPQPGAPCEPTLLAAQVALFCAPGVPTAQCCDSVDLGVPCLCRVAAEPQLVTAGLNATHLLTLYSSCGGLRPGGAHLAAACEGPAPPAAVVSSLRPPAPASPAPRRTQTAHDAPPPPQSSEKPSSPPPAQEHAGAAPHAKVAPAQPSTSPLAPAAATAPPPLPRHSAAAASKAAFIFVATAMRMNLLPLSLLHWTNSPCCSRQQPPTSLAHQAASSAIAVAV encoded by the exons ATGGGGAGATCCCGGCGCCTGCTGCTGGTGGCGGGCCTGCTCGCGACGGTCGTCGCCGCCGTCGGGCCGCAGCCGGGGGCGCCGTGCGAGCCGACTCTGCTCGCGGCGCAGGTGGCGCTCTTCTGCGCGCCCGGCGTGCCCACCGCGCAGTGCTGCGACTCCGTCGACCTCGGCGTCCCCTGCCTCTGCCGCGTCGCCGCGGAGCCGCAGCTCGTCACGGCGGGCCTCAACGCCACCCACCTCCTCACGCTCTACAGCTCCTGCGGCGGCCTCCGCCCCGGCGGcgcccacctcgccgccgcctgcgAAG GACCCGCTCCCCCGGCCGCCGTCGTCAGCAGCCTCCGGCCACCCGCGCCGGCCTCGCCTGCCCCACGACGCACGCAGACAGCGC ACGACGCCCCACCGCCGCCGCAGTCGAGCGAGAAGCCGTCGTCCCCACCGCCGGCCCAGGagcacgccggcgccgccccccaTGCCAAGGTCGCCCCCGCCCAGCCGTCTACTTCCCCGCTCGCGCCCGCTGCTGCCACTGCCCCGCCGCCCCTGCCACGGCACTCCGCCGCGGCGGCGTCCAAGGCGGCCTTCATCTTCGTCGCCACAGCCATGCGTATGAACCTCCTCCCCCTATCTCTACTCCATTG GACCAACTCTCCCTGCTGCAGCCGTCAGCAGCCCCCCACCTCCCTCGCGCACCAAGCAGCCAGCAGCGC CATCGCCGTCGCCGTCTAG